A window from Kovacikia minuta CCNUW1 encodes these proteins:
- a CDS encoding FAD-dependent oxidoreductase, with translation MSDSFDYDLVIIGAGVGGHGAALHAVSCGLKTAIIEAADMGGTCVNRGCIPSKALLAASGRVRELQDANHLKALGIQVGGLTFDRQAIADHANSIVTKQREALIGSLKRIGVDTIHGWGRVAGVQKRQCCHPRGGKDDYRQRHYAGSGFCAVCPTGDGN, from the coding sequence GTGAGCGACTCATTTGATTACGATTTGGTCATTATTGGCGCAGGGGTTGGTGGGCATGGAGCCGCCCTGCATGCGGTTAGTTGTGGCTTGAAGACTGCCATCATCGAAGCGGCGGACATGGGCGGCACCTGTGTCAATCGGGGTTGTATTCCCTCTAAGGCACTACTGGCAGCATCGGGACGGGTGCGAGAATTGCAGGATGCTAACCACCTGAAGGCTTTAGGGATTCAGGTGGGTGGGCTAACCTTCGATCGGCAGGCGATCGCGGATCATGCCAACTCCATTGTGACCAAACAGCGCGAGGCATTGATTGGCAGCCTCAAGCGGATTGGCGTGGATACCATCCACGGCTGGGGACGGGTGGCGGGGGTGCAGAAGCGTCAGTGTTGCCACCCAAGAGGGGGAAAAGACGATTACCGCCAGAGACATTATGCTGGCTCCGGGTTCTGTGCCGTTTGTCCCACCGGGGACGGAAATTGA
- a CDS encoding FAD-dependent oxidoreductase — protein MMLAPGSVPFVPPGTEIDGKTVFTSDDAVRLESLPPWVAIVGSGYIGLEFADVYSALGCEITLIEALDQLMPGFDPDIAKLAQRVLITPRDIETKVGVLATKVTPGSPVVIELADAKTKEPVEVLEVDACLIATGRIPYTKDLGLDSVGVEVDRRGFIPINDHLAVLAEGEVVPHLWAIGDATGKMMLAHTASAQGIAAVENIAGRSQTVDYHSIPAAAFTHPEIGFGRYDGACGKGKGAGRRV, from the coding sequence ATTATGCTGGCTCCGGGTTCTGTGCCGTTTGTCCCACCGGGGACGGAAATTGACGGCAAAACAGTATTTACCAGTGATGATGCGGTGCGGTTGGAGTCACTGCCGCCGTGGGTTGCAATCGTGGGCAGTGGCTACATTGGTTTAGAGTTTGCCGATGTTTATTCCGCCCTGGGCTGCGAGATTACCCTAATTGAAGCCCTGGATCAGTTAATGCCAGGATTTGACCCCGATATTGCCAAACTGGCTCAGCGGGTGTTGATTACCCCCCGCGATATTGAAACCAAAGTTGGGGTACTGGCAACCAAAGTCACACCCGGATCACCCGTCGTGATTGAACTGGCAGATGCGAAGACAAAGGAGCCGGTTGAAGTTCTGGAAGTGGATGCCTGCCTGATTGCCACCGGACGGATTCCTTACACCAAGGATCTGGGGCTGGACTCCGTGGGCGTAGAGGTGGATCGGCGCGGGTTTATTCCCATCAACGACCACCTGGCAGTGCTGGCGGAGGGGGAAGTGGTGCCCCATCTGTGGGCGATCGGGGATGCAACCGGGAAGATGATGCTGGCGCATACTGCCTCTGCCCAGGGAATCGCAGCCGTGGAGAACATTGCTGGACGATCGCAAACAGTAGATTACCACAGCATCCCCGCCGCCGCCTTTACCCATCCCGAAATTGGTTTTGGTCGGTATGACGGAGCCTGCGGCAAAGGAAAAGGGGCAGGCAGAAGGGTTTGA
- a CDS encoding NAD(P)/FAD-dependent oxidoreductase has translation MTEPAAKEKGQAEGFEVASVRTYFKGNAKAIAEGETEGITKVIYRQDTGEVLGVHIFGLHASDLIHEAASAIAQRQSVHTLAFLVHAHPTLSEVLDDAYKRAGGVH, from the coding sequence ATGACGGAGCCTGCGGCAAAGGAAAAGGGGCAGGCAGAAGGGTTTGAGGTGGCATCCGTGCGAACCTACTTCAAGGGCAATGCCAAGGCAATCGCCGAGGGTGAAACGGAGGGAATTACCAAGGTGATCTATCGTCAGGACACGGGCGAAGTGTTGGGCGTCCATATTTTTGGACTCCACGCCTCCGATCTGATCCACGAGGCTGCCAGTGCGATCGCCCAACGCCAATCGGTTCATACTCTGGCGTTCCTGGTTCACGCCCATCCTACCCTCTCGGAAGTACTGGATGATGCCTACAAGCGGGCGGGGGGAGTGCATTAG
- the trpC gene encoding indole-3-glycerol phosphate synthase TrpC: MEIRRRPPNPAVAVQEMRYQVKAPDAEPRHILEEIVWHKETEVDQRREGLPLIELQKEVAKLPPPRNFLEALRQGKTRPAVIAEVKKASPSKGVIRQDFDPVAIAQSYEQGGATCLSVLTDAKFFQGSFDNLSKIRAITDLPLLCKDFILYPYQMYLARAHGADAFLLIAAILPDKDLQYFLKIANALGMAALVEVHTLAELDRVLALDGVRLIGINNRNLQTFSVDLQTTCTLLAERQEQLQARGILVVSESGLHTATDLAQVTKAGADAVLIGESFMRQPDPGLALKHLLSAD; encoded by the coding sequence ATGGAGATCCGTCGTCGTCCACCGAATCCTGCGGTTGCAGTGCAGGAAATGAGATACCAGGTAAAAGCACCTGATGCCGAGCCGCGTCACATTCTGGAGGAAATTGTCTGGCATAAAGAGACAGAAGTTGACCAACGGCGGGAAGGTTTGCCATTAATTGAGTTGCAAAAAGAGGTGGCTAAATTGCCACCCCCCCGTAATTTTTTGGAAGCGTTGCGACAGGGCAAAACCCGACCGGCTGTGATTGCGGAAGTCAAGAAGGCTTCTCCTAGCAAGGGGGTAATTCGACAGGATTTTGACCCGGTGGCGATCGCCCAGTCCTACGAACAGGGGGGCGCAACCTGCCTATCGGTTCTGACTGATGCAAAGTTCTTCCAGGGCAGTTTTGATAATCTCTCCAAAATTCGGGCAATCACAGATCTGCCACTCCTGTGCAAGGATTTTATCCTCTATCCCTACCAGATGTACCTGGCCCGGGCGCATGGAGCCGATGCCTTCTTACTCATTGCAGCAATCCTCCCAGATAAGGATTTGCAATACTTTTTGAAAATTGCCAACGCGCTTGGGATGGCGGCTCTAGTTGAGGTTCATACCCTGGCGGAACTCGATCGGGTGTTAGCCCTGGATGGAGTCCGGCTGATTGGCATCAACAACCGTAACCTGCAAACCTTCTCAGTTGATTTGCAGACCACCTGCACCCTACTGGCAGAACGGCAGGAACAACTGCAAGCCCGTGGAATTCTGGTGGTGAGCGAATCGGGGTTACATACCGCCACGGATTTAGCCCAGGTCACCAAAGCGGGGGCAGATGCAGTGCTAATTGGTGAGTCCTTCATGCGCCAGCCTGATCCAGGGTTGGCGTTGAAGCACTTACTTTCAGCCGATTAA
- a CDS encoding DUF5340 domain-containing protein, producing MEPIPLPSYIHYELLLQLLERQTMFSANSKPVVQEQVHQLIITLRKALAQQKHLEESCRRYNLPVEYRWSLNDRKPEPEAPAANVVSLNQEG from the coding sequence ATGGAACCCATTCCTCTTCCGTCATATATTCACTATGAGTTACTTCTCCAGCTTTTAGAAAGACAGACGATGTTTTCTGCCAATTCTAAGCCCGTCGTCCAGGAACAGGTACATCAACTGATCATCACGCTCCGCAAAGCACTTGCCCAACAAAAACACCTGGAAGAAAGCTGTAGGCGTTACAACTTGCCTGTTGAGTATCGCTGGTCACTGAATGACCGGAAGCCAGAACCGGAAGCTCCCGCAGCAAATGTGGTTAGCCTGAATCAGGAGGGGTGA
- a CDS encoding putative N-acetylmannosamine-6-phosphate 2-epimerase has product MPIDFSSTLQSLQGGLIVSCQAPVDSPLHEPEIIAAIAQAAVLRGAVGIRLDTPAHVAAVRQRTSVPLIGLWKQQIEGFEVYITPQFHHAAAIAQAGADIIAIDATVRDRPGGETVASLIQRIHDELQKPVMADVDTLEAAIAAAAAGADLVGTTVVWLHSCNPASNAPWL; this is encoded by the coding sequence ATGCCGATCGATTTTTCTTCTACTCTTCAGTCGCTTCAAGGGGGGCTGATTGTCTCCTGTCAAGCTCCGGTTGATTCGCCCCTGCATGAGCCAGAAATCATTGCCGCAATCGCCCAGGCGGCAGTGCTGCGGGGAGCGGTGGGCATCAGGCTTGATACGCCCGCCCATGTGGCAGCGGTGCGACAACGCACCTCGGTGCCCCTGATTGGGCTATGGAAACAGCAGATCGAGGGGTTTGAGGTCTACATTACGCCCCAGTTTCACCATGCCGCTGCGATCGCCCAGGCAGGGGCAGACATCATTGCCATTGATGCCACGGTGCGCGATCGTCCAGGGGGGGAAACGGTCGCATCTCTGATTCAACGGATTCATGACGAGTTACAAAAACCTGTAATGGCAGACGTGGATACCCTGGAGGCGGCGATCGCTGCCGCTGCTGCGGGAGCCGATCTGGTTGGCACAACGGTTGTATGGCTACACAGCTGCAACCCAGCATCAAACGCCCCCTGGCTTTGA
- a CDS encoding HisA/HisF-related TIM barrel protein, which yields MYGYTAATQHQTPPGFDLLAQMVEKLSVPIICEGGIHSPQMARRAIDLGADAVVVGTAITGIDLQVKAYREAILQPPLDL from the coding sequence TTGTATGGCTACACAGCTGCAACCCAGCATCAAACGCCCCCTGGCTTTGACCTGCTGGCTCAAATGGTCGAAAAGCTCTCTGTGCCCATCATTTGTGAGGGTGGAATCCATTCTCCCCAAATGGCACGACGGGCGATCGATTTAGGAGCCGATGCTGTTGTTGTCGGAACGGCAATTACTGGGATTGATTTACAGGTCAAGGCGTATCGGGAAGCGATTCTACAACCGCCGCTCGACCTGTAA
- a CDS encoding ABC transporter permease — translation MKVWYEMLAVAQRILTELGRRRRSLVFWGVFPIALLLLNGTIFAERAKENLTFQQAFERAAPATLVGAALFFSCLGGSVATLVSEREQRTLKRLFLSPLSGTAYFLGIFLAHLTISLGQTILIGAIAAYLGAQFHGSMLLGGLIILLSILSYVGVGFILGTQFARRTEDVNALVATFGVPLLILGGAFVPAFIFPQVLKDLARFNPIYHMNEALTLVAAEGKSLSEIAPHLWFLIGFAIAMIIAGWLSYRRMLQVERRL, via the coding sequence ATGAAAGTCTGGTACGAGATGCTGGCAGTGGCACAGCGAATTTTGACGGAGCTGGGACGACGACGACGAAGTTTGGTTTTTTGGGGTGTTTTTCCGATCGCGCTGCTGCTGCTCAATGGCACTATCTTTGCCGAGCGGGCTAAGGAAAACCTTACCTTTCAGCAGGCATTTGAGCGAGCGGCTCCGGCAACTCTGGTGGGGGCAGCGTTGTTTTTTAGCTGCCTGGGAGGCAGTGTCGCCACCCTTGTCTCCGAGCGGGAACAGCGTACCCTCAAACGTCTGTTTCTCTCACCCTTGAGTGGCACCGCTTATTTCCTGGGCATCTTTCTGGCACACCTGACGATCTCCCTGGGACAGACGATTTTAATTGGGGCGATCGCGGCATACCTGGGTGCCCAATTTCATGGCTCGATGCTTCTGGGAGGGCTAATCATTCTTCTGAGCATCCTTTCCTATGTTGGAGTTGGGTTTATTTTGGGTACCCAATTTGCCCGTCGCACTGAGGATGTCAATGCCCTGGTTGCCACCTTTGGTGTCCCCCTGTTGATTTTGGGAGGAGCCTTTGTCCCCGCCTTTATCTTTCCCCAGGTGTTAAAGGATCTGGCTCGGTTCAACCCGATCTACCACATGAATGAAGCCCTGACACTGGTTGCCGCAGAAGGCAAAAGCCTATCAGAAATTGCCCCCCATCTCTGGTTTCTGATTGGATTTGCTATTGCAATGATCATTGCAGGTTGGCTCTCCTACCGACGCATGTTACAGGTCGAGCGGCGGTTGTAG